One stretch of Halobaculum marinum DNA includes these proteins:
- a CDS encoding glycosyltransferase — protein sequence MTDDTHTDETAAAQPTEHTTDRSVVVPVYRERPDVWTGLVERLLTAGWDEVVVCLDAPDDDARRAAERVATHDGVALAVSDERRGKGGALRAGLAVADGDVLGYVDADGAVAVEALDRLYRTVEWGTAPVAAGSRDAGDADREGQSLLRRALGCGYRLLARGATGVPVTDFQCGAKAFRREVWTAVADDIDETGFAFDTELLALAHRRGFEIREVPIAWNDPGESDVDVGTDVPALLRSLARIRGTLRETPRAMPDGGAGVAADPEHTNADGGDEADEADDADDDPMHVALVTSHPPNRGHLAEYGEELARSYAARDDTEVTVLARRTDRAPNVEDRGDYEVRRVWERDSARSAWRLLRELRSDKYDAVQFNLHMTYFGTTNAYRFLGLALPPLCRATLDVPVVTTLHDLLEIVEDDHVDDTVGTLERVGARAATQLVLLSDATTVTAAEYRDIVAERYPLGDPVHVPHGTFKRADGGTVPLDPPLRLLVFGFLGPTKDIETTVRAFRQVRQAVPDAELVIAGGSHPDYPGHREELESRFGEEPGVEFTGYVEEDELDDVWGSATAVLMPYHTCTGVSGVFQLAKSYGKPVVAFENEGMRTSTVETGGDAAFVNPGSATSLADGIVDLWEDRERLRDIAHTNAAAGDAVSMAETTDQFVDLLTASSTAVATDGGEEA from the coding sequence ATGACCGACGACACACACACAGACGAGACCGCCGCCGCACAGCCCACAGAACACACGACCGACCGCTCGGTCGTCGTCCCGGTCTACCGGGAGCGACCCGACGTGTGGACGGGGCTCGTCGAGCGCCTCCTGACCGCCGGGTGGGACGAGGTCGTCGTCTGCCTCGACGCGCCCGACGACGACGCTCGACGCGCCGCCGAGCGCGTCGCCACACACGACGGCGTTGCGCTGGCCGTCAGCGACGAGCGTCGCGGGAAGGGGGGTGCCCTCCGCGCCGGCCTCGCGGTCGCCGACGGCGACGTACTCGGCTACGTCGACGCCGACGGCGCGGTCGCCGTCGAAGCACTCGACCGCCTGTACCGCACCGTCGAGTGGGGAACCGCCCCGGTCGCCGCGGGGTCGCGCGACGCCGGCGACGCCGACCGCGAGGGACAGTCGCTCCTCCGGCGAGCGCTCGGGTGCGGCTACCGCCTGCTCGCTCGCGGGGCGACCGGCGTCCCGGTCACCGACTTCCAGTGCGGGGCGAAGGCGTTCCGCCGGGAGGTGTGGACCGCCGTCGCCGACGACATCGACGAGACGGGGTTCGCCTTCGACACCGAACTGCTCGCGCTGGCGCACCGTCGCGGCTTCGAAATCCGCGAGGTCCCCATCGCGTGGAACGACCCCGGCGAGAGCGACGTGGACGTGGGCACCGACGTGCCCGCCCTCCTCCGCTCGCTGGCGCGGATCCGGGGCACCCTGCGGGAGACGCCGCGGGCGATGCCGGACGGCGGCGCAGGCGTGGCGGCCGACCCCGAGCACACGAACGCCGACGGCGGCGACGAGGCCGACGAGGCCGACGACGCAGACGACGACCCGATGCACGTCGCGCTCGTCACCTCCCACCCGCCGAACCGTGGCCACCTCGCGGAGTACGGCGAGGAGTTGGCCCGCTCGTACGCCGCCCGCGACGACACCGAGGTGACGGTGCTGGCGCGCCGGACCGACCGCGCGCCCAACGTCGAGGACCGCGGCGACTACGAGGTGCGGCGCGTGTGGGAGCGCGACTCCGCGCGCTCGGCGTGGCGACTGCTCCGCGAACTGCGCTCGGACAAATACGACGCCGTCCAGTTCAACCTCCACATGACGTACTTCGGGACGACGAACGCCTACCGCTTCCTCGGCCTCGCGCTCCCGCCGCTGTGCCGGGCGACGCTGGACGTGCCCGTCGTCACGACGCTACACGACCTGCTGGAGATCGTCGAGGACGACCACGTCGACGACACCGTCGGCACACTCGAACGCGTCGGCGCGCGGGCGGCGACCCAACTGGTCCTCCTGTCGGACGCGACGACCGTCACCGCCGCCGAGTACCGCGACATCGTCGCCGAGCGCTACCCGCTGGGCGACCCGGTGCACGTCCCGCACGGGACGTTCAAGCGCGCCGACGGCGGGACGGTACCGCTCGACCCGCCGCTGCGACTCCTCGTGTTCGGCTTCCTCGGCCCGACGAAGGACATCGAGACGACGGTGCGGGCGTTCCGGCAGGTCCGCCAGGCGGTCCCGGACGCCGAACTCGTGATCGCGGGCGGCTCCCACCCGGACTACCCCGGTCACCGTGAGGAGTTGGAGTCGCGCTTCGGCGAGGAACCGGGCGTCGAGTTCACCGGCTACGTCGAGGAGGACGAGTTGGACGACGTGTGGGGGTCGGCCACGGCGGTGCTCATGCCGTACCACACCTGCACGGGCGTCAGCGGCGTGTTCCAACTCGCGAAGTCGTACGGCAAGCCCGTCGTCGCCTTCGAGAACGAGGGGATGCGCACCTCGACCGTCGAGACGGGCGGCGACGCGGCGTTCGTCAACCCCGGCTCCGCCACCTCATTGGCCGACGGCATCGTCGACCTCTGGGAGGACCGCGAGCGACTCCGCGACATCGCACACACGAACGCCGCCGCCGGCGACGCCGTCAGCATGGCCGAGACGACCGACCAGTTCGTCGACCTGCTCACAGCGTCGTCGACCGCCGTCGCGACCGACGGAGGTGAGGAGGCGTGA
- a CDS encoding SDR family oxidoreductase, whose protein sequence is MRDIDDDAVAITGSSSGIGAATARTLADAGVDLALGARREERLTDLAADLREEHGVAVEPIPVDVTDREAVDDFVATAVDAFGELDGLVVNAGIGLAGDVETMPDEDYRAMMDVNVDGAFYTARAALPHLRESQGTVVFVASFAGEYPRPGNPVYAATKWWVRGFAHSLEGQVGEDGVAVSVVNPTEVRTEFASEQGEAFEERFDADDVTDPTAIADGIRFCLSQEGTDTVSELDLYRRDKFAGW, encoded by the coding sequence ATGCGCGACATCGACGACGACGCGGTGGCGATCACTGGTTCGAGTTCCGGTATCGGCGCGGCGACCGCGCGGACGCTCGCCGACGCGGGCGTCGACCTCGCGCTGGGCGCCCGGCGCGAGGAGCGCCTGACCGACCTGGCGGCGGACCTGCGCGAGGAACACGGCGTCGCGGTCGAACCGATTCCCGTCGACGTGACCGACCGCGAGGCGGTCGACGACTTCGTGGCGACCGCCGTCGACGCGTTCGGCGAACTCGACGGCCTCGTCGTGAACGCCGGCATCGGCCTCGCGGGCGACGTGGAGACGATGCCCGACGAGGACTACCGCGCGATGATGGACGTGAACGTCGACGGCGCCTTCTACACGGCGCGGGCGGCGCTCCCGCACCTCCGGGAGTCGCAAGGGACGGTCGTGTTCGTCGCGAGTTTCGCCGGGGAGTACCCCCGGCCCGGCAATCCGGTGTACGCCGCGACGAAGTGGTGGGTGCGCGGCTTCGCTCACAGCCTCGAAGGGCAGGTCGGCGAGGACGGCGTCGCAGTCAGCGTCGTCAACCCGACGGAGGTCCGCACGGAGTTCGCGTCCGAGCAGGGGGAGGCGTTCGAGGAGCGGTTCGACGCAGACGACGTGACCGACCCGACGGCCATCGCCGACGGCATCCGCTTTTGTCTCTCCCAGGAGGGCACCGACACCGTGAGCGAACTCGACCTGTACCGCCGCGACAAGTTCGCGGGCTGGTAG
- a CDS encoding MFS transporter — protein sequence MNLPSALRARVDRGTALVGLAAVTRVTAGALLGTSLAVHVGRSGTPLEVSLLATAFSLGIILFAPVWGAIADVTGRRRLVLVGTGIGATLALTPLFAADALAATATALLPLRVDPVWVQVLVRGLYAVFIAGFGPLMLTVASERGGDGGRGKAVGSYNSFTAAGAGAGQFVAGLLLGALVPDGVYVVVAGISLFATVAVALVDPGDATPDPDAGSLGTEIRSRLLPAAGERDHLSTNGLGYLYLGLAARQATVSGVGALMPVYIVTTLALPEAWMGAVLAFNPVSQTALMYYLGGVVDERGRKPMVTLGMAGSAAFGLVAAAAVLVPTDLAAAGVVALGYVTLAVAYSAMWTGSVAFVGDVAPENRESELMGLASTFRSVGGVVGPLGVGAVATVAGYPVAFAAASVLALGAAGLVSLRVTESRPTPAAPRAGVAPADD from the coding sequence ATGAACCTCCCCTCCGCGCTCCGCGCCCGCGTCGACCGCGGGACGGCGCTCGTCGGACTCGCCGCGGTGACGCGCGTCACCGCCGGGGCGCTGCTCGGCACGTCGCTTGCGGTCCACGTCGGTCGGTCGGGCACGCCGTTGGAGGTGTCGCTGCTCGCGACCGCCTTCTCGCTCGGCATCATCCTGTTCGCCCCGGTGTGGGGCGCCATCGCCGACGTGACGGGTCGGCGCCGCCTCGTCCTCGTTGGCACCGGCATCGGCGCGACGCTCGCGTTGACGCCACTGTTCGCGGCGGACGCGCTCGCGGCGACCGCGACGGCACTCCTCCCGCTTCGGGTCGACCCCGTGTGGGTGCAGGTGCTCGTCCGCGGCCTGTACGCCGTGTTTATCGCCGGGTTCGGGCCGCTCATGTTGACGGTCGCCTCCGAACGCGGCGGCGACGGCGGTCGCGGGAAGGCCGTCGGCTCGTACAACTCCTTCACCGCCGCCGGCGCCGGGGCGGGCCAGTTCGTCGCGGGCCTCCTGCTGGGCGCGCTCGTCCCCGACGGCGTCTACGTCGTCGTCGCGGGCATCTCCCTGTTCGCGACGGTCGCCGTCGCGCTCGTCGACCCGGGCGACGCGACGCCCGACCCCGACGCGGGGTCACTCGGGACCGAGATCCGTAGTCGACTCCTCCCCGCGGCGGGCGAACGCGACCACCTCAGCACGAACGGCCTCGGCTACCTCTACCTCGGACTGGCGGCGCGCCAGGCGACCGTCTCCGGCGTCGGCGCGCTCATGCCCGTCTACATCGTGACGACGCTGGCGCTGCCGGAGGCGTGGATGGGTGCGGTGCTCGCGTTCAACCCGGTCTCCCAGACGGCGCTGATGTACTACCTCGGGGGCGTCGTCGACGAACGGGGGCGCAAGCCGATGGTCACCCTCGGCATGGCGGGGTCGGCGGCGTTCGGCCTCGTGGCCGCCGCCGCCGTCCTCGTCCCCACCGACCTCGCCGCCGCGGGCGTGGTGGCGCTCGGCTACGTCACGCTGGCGGTCGCGTACTCGGCGATGTGGACCGGATCGGTCGCGTTCGTCGGCGACGTGGCCCCCGAGAACCGCGAGTCCGAGTTGATGGGGTTGGCGTCGACGTTCCGCTCGGTCGGCGGCGTGGTCGGACCCCTCGGCGTCGGCGCCGTCGCCACGGTCGCGGGCTACCCCGTCGCGTTCGCCGCCGCCTCCGTGTTGGCGCTCGGGGCCGCCGGCCTCGTCTCCCTGCGCGTGACCGAGAGTCGACCGACGCCCGCGGCGCCGCGGGCGGGTGTCGCGCCCGCGGACGACTGA
- a CDS encoding DUF6789 family protein, producing the protein MSTTTATEHGTRAESGNWRAGTIGGIAGGLAMGALVLAMNAATISVAIPSLYGLAPPPAPGLGLVVHVSHGAVLGVVFAGIVGSLDLDDDRAVVGLGVAWGVVTWAVLAALVMPVWLGAVGSPANPPFPNFAPPSLLWHVVYGLVLGGVYAATADRL; encoded by the coding sequence ATGTCGACGACAACAGCGACTGAACACGGGACGAGAGCAGAATCGGGGAACTGGCGGGCCGGCACAATCGGCGGGATCGCCGGTGGGCTCGCGATGGGAGCGCTCGTGCTCGCCATGAACGCGGCGACGATCTCGGTCGCCATCCCGTCGCTGTACGGGTTGGCCCCGCCGCCGGCGCCCGGCCTCGGGCTAGTGGTCCACGTCTCACACGGCGCCGTGTTGGGTGTCGTGTTCGCGGGCATCGTCGGGTCACTCGACCTCGACGACGACCGCGCGGTCGTCGGACTGGGCGTCGCCTGGGGAGTGGTGACGTGGGCGGTACTCGCGGCGCTCGTGATGCCGGTGTGGCTCGGCGCCGTCGGGTCGCCGGCGAACCCGCCGTTCCCCAACTTCGCGCCGCCGTCGCTGCTGTGGCACGTCGTGTACGGGCTGGTGCTCGGCGGCGTCTACGCGGCGACGGCTGACCGCCTGTGA
- a CDS encoding lipopolysaccharide biosynthesis protein — MTDQNTLPFQRLLRRFARAVRAVGTDDLVHHGGVMAAATVVAGGFNYGYQVFVGRYLGAEAYGAFGALFALFYLLHVVGRGVRFSASRFAAELDGPDERAAFYRGFLLRSVALGVGGTVLLVAASPAIAGFLGLDSAAPVTVVAAAIGVELVLTANQGTLQGLQRFGALGVFKVAQAAVKLALGVALVLAGFRLYGAFAAVVLGSAVVLVASTAYLLRELGTASAAQTAFRYRRAYRYVVPAAIAGFCLTVPANADVVVVKHFFPAVDAGHYAAASVLGKVLLFLPMGISTALFPKVTADHAAARSERLHALFDRALGYAALVAAAGAVGFWLVAEELLLLAYGPEFVAAAPLVRWYGLAISAVVLAVVVLNFELARDRTGYVYLFALGSVAELALIWTVHDTLIQVAQLVLVANAALFLAGLATVKLDLDLHPTRLTNALSTSNE; from the coding sequence ATGACAGACCAAAATACGCTCCCGTTCCAGCGACTGCTCCGTCGATTCGCACGCGCCGTCCGGGCCGTCGGCACCGACGACCTCGTCCACCACGGCGGAGTGATGGCCGCGGCGACCGTCGTCGCCGGCGGCTTCAACTACGGCTACCAGGTGTTCGTCGGCAGGTACCTCGGCGCCGAGGCGTACGGCGCCTTCGGCGCGCTGTTCGCGCTGTTCTACCTGCTGCACGTCGTCGGTCGCGGCGTCAGGTTCAGCGCCTCGCGGTTCGCCGCCGAACTCGATGGACCCGACGAGCGCGCCGCGTTCTACCGCGGCTTCCTGCTGCGCTCGGTCGCCCTCGGCGTCGGCGGCACCGTCCTGCTCGTCGCCGCCAGCCCCGCCATCGCGGGGTTCCTGGGCCTCGACTCCGCGGCGCCGGTGACGGTCGTCGCCGCCGCCATCGGCGTCGAACTCGTCCTCACCGCCAACCAGGGCACCTTGCAGGGGCTCCAGCGGTTCGGCGCCCTCGGCGTCTTCAAAGTCGCGCAGGCGGCCGTGAAACTCGCGCTCGGCGTCGCGCTCGTGCTCGCCGGCTTCCGGCTGTACGGCGCCTTCGCCGCCGTCGTGCTCGGCTCGGCGGTTGTCCTCGTCGCCTCGACGGCGTACCTGCTGCGCGAGTTGGGGACGGCCTCGGCGGCGCAGACGGCGTTCCGCTACCGCCGGGCGTACCGCTACGTCGTCCCAGCGGCCATCGCCGGCTTCTGTCTCACCGTGCCGGCCAACGCCGACGTGGTCGTGGTGAAGCACTTCTTCCCGGCGGTCGACGCCGGCCACTACGCGGCTGCCTCGGTGCTCGGGAAGGTGCTGTTGTTCCTGCCGATGGGCATCTCGACGGCGCTGTTCCCGAAGGTGACCGCCGACCACGCCGCCGCCCGAAGCGAGCGGCTCCACGCGCTGTTCGACCGCGCGCTCGGGTACGCGGCGCTCGTCGCCGCCGCGGGCGCCGTCGGCTTCTGGCTCGTCGCCGAGGAACTGCTCTTGCTCGCGTACGGCCCCGAGTTCGTCGCCGCCGCGCCGCTGGTCCGCTGGTACGGCCTCGCCATCTCGGCGGTCGTGCTCGCGGTCGTCGTGCTCAACTTCGAGTTGGCGCGCGACCGGACCGGCTACGTCTACCTGTTCGCGCTGGGTTCGGTCGCCGAACTCGCGCTGATCTGGACGGTCCACGACACGCTGATCCAGGTCGCCCAGCTGGTGCTCGTCGCCAACGCGGCGCTGTTCCTCGCCGGCTTGGCGACGGTGAAACTCGACCTCGACCTGCACCCGACCCGCCTCACGAACGCCCTCTCGACCTCGAACGAATGA
- a CDS encoding HVO_A0556 family zinc finger protein, translating into MSQQSHEHERDRPTGADVLDRLAGDTCVQPTCDGTLDRQPFKGTDAVVCDDCGTPPVRVWEVADD; encoded by the coding sequence GTGAGCCAGCAGTCGCACGAGCACGAGCGCGACCGCCCGACCGGTGCGGACGTGCTCGACCGACTCGCCGGCGACACCTGCGTTCAGCCGACGTGCGACGGGACCCTCGACCGCCAGCCGTTCAAGGGGACCGACGCCGTCGTCTGCGACGACTGCGGGACGCCGCCCGTGCGGGTGTGGGAGGTGGCCGATGACTGA
- a CDS encoding MarR family transcriptional regulator translates to MNASEVGDRLVACAECGTVAFGSGEPTCCGASMTPPAARPGSTESDDDGREPSLETVLRVVLGMSPAELDVCLCVMEAGGTTVAELAERVDYDRSVVARHCNHLAALGVVEKRRQLLDRGGDVYVYVPQPPPVVRRRLRESFLAWAGVGAERVEELSREKVEGIADAESATEWTVFRDA, encoded by the coding sequence ATGAACGCGAGTGAGGTCGGTGACCGCTTGGTCGCGTGTGCGGAGTGCGGCACCGTCGCCTTCGGCAGCGGCGAGCCGACGTGCTGTGGCGCGTCGATGACGCCCCCAGCGGCGCGGCCCGGGTCGACGGAGTCGGACGACGACGGGCGGGAGCCGTCGCTGGAGACCGTGTTGCGCGTCGTCTTGGGGATGTCGCCCGCAGAGCTGGACGTGTGTCTGTGCGTGATGGAGGCAGGCGGGACGACCGTCGCCGAGTTGGCCGAGCGCGTCGACTACGACCGCAGCGTCGTCGCGCGCCACTGTAACCACCTCGCGGCGCTGGGCGTCGTGGAGAAGCGTCGCCAACTCCTCGACCGCGGTGGCGACGTGTACGTGTACGTCCCACAGCCGCCGCCGGTCGTCCGGCGACGGCTGCGCGAGTCGTTCCTCGCGTGGGCCGGCGTCGGCGCCGAGCGGGTCGAGGAACTGAGTCGCGAGAAGGTGGAGGGGATCGCCGATGCCGAGTCGGCGACCGAGTGGACCGTGTTCAGAGACGCGTAG
- a CDS encoding helix-turn-helix domain-containing protein gives MKRIEFVATYPPELRHPLHRGIVNEATVATRAELVTWGPTAAVTALLWVDADASTTDDLLASIPSVSAHSIVSSDAGTYAFVRQTEYEFPDPVLSLVDDATAAFLPPVTFHDDGTLRVEAVGEAADLHDLYAAVSALADARIERVHEFERRRSPAALTTRQRDALEVAAAVGYYEVPRTGSIDDVAAELDCAPSTAGELLRKAEATVVDDYTRS, from the coding sequence GTGAAGCGGATCGAGTTCGTCGCCACCTACCCGCCGGAGCTCCGTCACCCGCTCCACCGCGGCATCGTGAACGAGGCGACGGTGGCGACGCGGGCGGAGCTTGTAACCTGGGGCCCGACGGCGGCGGTGACGGCACTCCTGTGGGTCGACGCCGACGCCTCGACGACCGACGACCTGCTCGCGAGCATCCCGTCGGTGTCGGCCCACAGCATCGTGTCGAGCGACGCCGGCACGTACGCGTTCGTCCGTCAGACCGAGTACGAGTTCCCCGACCCGGTGTTGTCGCTCGTCGATGACGCGACCGCCGCCTTCCTCCCGCCGGTCACGTTCCACGACGACGGGACACTGCGGGTCGAGGCGGTCGGAGAAGCGGCCGACCTCCACGACCTCTACGCGGCGGTGTCCGCTCTCGCCGACGCCCGGATCGAACGCGTCCACGAGTTCGAGCGCCGACGCTCGCCGGCGGCGCTCACGACCCGCCAGCGCGATGCGCTCGAGGTGGCCGCCGCCGTCGGCTACTACGAGGTTCCCCGAACGGGGAGCATCGACGACGTGGCTGCCGAACTCGACTGTGCACCCAGCACCGCGGGGGAGCTCCTCCGGAAGGCCGAAGCGACCGTCGTCGACGATTACACGCGCTCGTGA
- a CDS encoding alpha/beta fold hydrolase, whose product MTATGTTGDADGVEASDDATATLGHRVARSVESVSVTERGTVSYAEYGDPDGSPAVFLHGTPGSRVLAALFDDAAREFGVRVVSVDRPGYGRSTPWPSRSLADTETFVEAVLDDVGVDRAGVVAFSGGGPHALALAATAPDRVREVDVVSGAVPTASGVDTPTPIRVLGTLARRTPRLLGTLLRGQAWLAGRASPAVVLAQYTTGDEHELTDREAAIVRRDFVTAFDRGAAGAVTELATTTGEWDIPLEAVECPVRLWHGDDDTNVPLAGAERLAARLPTAVVHQIEGADHLGTLVRSRSAVLRHQCEHDG is encoded by the coding sequence ATGACCGCCACAGGGACGACAGGCGACGCCGACGGTGTGGAGGCGAGCGACGACGCGACGGCGACTCTCGGCCACAGGGTCGCACGGTCCGTCGAGTCGGTGTCCGTCACCGAACGCGGCACGGTCTCGTACGCGGAGTACGGCGACCCCGACGGGTCGCCCGCGGTGTTCCTCCACGGGACGCCGGGGTCGCGGGTGCTAGCGGCGCTGTTCGACGACGCGGCCCGCGAATTCGGCGTCCGAGTGGTGTCGGTCGACCGGCCGGGCTACGGTCGGTCGACGCCGTGGCCGAGCCGCTCGCTAGCGGACACGGAGACGTTCGTCGAGGCCGTACTCGACGACGTCGGCGTCGACCGGGCCGGCGTGGTCGCCTTCTCTGGCGGCGGCCCGCACGCGCTCGCGCTGGCGGCGACGGCACCCGACCGGGTCCGCGAGGTCGACGTCGTCAGCGGCGCCGTTCCGACGGCCTCCGGCGTCGACACGCCGACGCCGATCCGGGTCCTCGGAACGCTCGCGAGACGGACGCCCCGCCTGCTCGGCACGCTACTGCGCGGACAGGCGTGGCTTGCGGGCCGCGCGTCGCCGGCGGTCGTCCTCGCACAGTACACGACCGGCGACGAGCACGAGCTGACCGACCGGGAGGCGGCTATCGTCCGAAGGGACTTCGTGACGGCGTTCGACCGCGGCGCGGCCGGCGCTGTGACGGAGTTGGCGACGACGACCGGCGAGTGGGACATCCCCCTCGAGGCAGTCGAGTGCCCCGTGCGCCTCTGGCATGGAGACGACGACACGAACGTGCCGCTCGCGGGTGCCGAACGACTCGCGGCGCGCCTCCCGACCGCCGTCGTCCACCAAATCGAAGGGGCCGACCACCTCGGCACGCTCGTTCGCTCGCGGTCAGCAGTCCTCCGGCACCAGTGCGAGCACGACGGCTGA
- a CDS encoding sulfatase-like hydrolase/transferase: MTDRGGDGDGGAREASDGDEASGSAFDDVTRRLVQRLPYGVKRLLAVPYNHVQRVRADRAFARRAREFQSLTPGADAPRHVVCVVVDALRADVVDAETTPFLADRRVASAVTPSPWTFPAVTSLATGRYPHEHGSMRQSDDVDRGATDLVIPPTLPDHERTLPEVFAAAGYDTYGGFAFHMPFFALGGRFATNRVYDDAPADDVLGDFLDWFDGRRDGRTFSYVHLGDLHEPVDPPAPYWDRYDVDDSIEGIRRWRFREEAHPGHEGERYRDHRRRLYRAAATHVDDRLAVLRERLPDDVALLVTGDHGEALWEQTSLDRRTFHDSRPAYGIDHGGTPFEAIARVPLAMEGVDVRSGGGTPSLVDVAPTLLDALGQMEALATTGCSLSRGVPGDRVPLVEAARYGHEKKAAYRDGWKLVVSRGDDAAVGFDLPDDPGTTAREADLPADVEAALYDALPPWPDGSDPERRVSGMAQQRLEDLGYV, translated from the coding sequence ATGACTGACCGCGGCGGCGACGGCGACGGCGGCGCTCGCGAGGCGTCCGACGGGGACGAGGCGTCGGGGTCGGCGTTCGACGACGTCACCCGACGGCTCGTCCAGCGACTCCCCTACGGCGTCAAGCGCCTGCTTGCGGTGCCGTACAACCACGTCCAGCGCGTGCGGGCCGACCGCGCGTTCGCCCGGCGGGCGCGGGAGTTCCAGTCGCTGACGCCGGGTGCCGACGCGCCGCGCCACGTCGTCTGCGTCGTCGTGGACGCGCTCCGCGCGGACGTCGTCGACGCCGAGACGACGCCGTTCCTCGCCGACCGACGCGTCGCCAGCGCGGTCACCCCGTCGCCGTGGACGTTCCCCGCCGTCACCTCGCTCGCGACGGGGCGGTACCCCCACGAACACGGGTCGATGCGGCAGTCGGACGACGTGGACCGCGGCGCGACGGACCTCGTCATCCCGCCGACGCTCCCCGACCACGAGCGGACGCTGCCGGAGGTGTTCGCCGCCGCCGGCTACGACACCTACGGCGGGTTCGCGTTCCACATGCCGTTTTTCGCGCTCGGCGGGCGATTCGCGACGAACCGCGTGTACGACGACGCACCCGCCGACGACGTGCTCGGCGACTTCCTCGACTGGTTCGACGGCCGCCGCGACGGGCGCACGTTCTCGTACGTCCACCTCGGCGACCTCCACGAACCGGTCGACCCGCCGGCGCCGTACTGGGACCGCTACGACGTCGACGACTCCATCGAGGGGATCCGGCGCTGGCGCTTCCGCGAGGAAGCCCACCCGGGGCACGAGGGGGAGCGCTACCGCGACCACCGGCGCCGACTCTACCGCGCGGCGGCCACCCACGTCGACGACCGACTGGCCGTGTTGCGCGAGCGCCTCCCCGACGACGTGGCCCTGCTCGTCACGGGCGACCACGGCGAGGCGCTGTGGGAGCAGACGTCGCTCGACCGGCGGACGTTCCACGACTCCCGACCCGCCTACGGCATCGACCACGGCGGCACGCCGTTCGAGGCCATCGCACGCGTGCCGCTGGCCATGGAAGGCGTCGACGTCCGCTCGGGCGGCGGCACCCCGTCGCTGGTCGACGTGGCGCCGACCCTGCTCGACGCGCTCGGGCAGATGGAGGCGCTGGCGACGACCGGGTGCTCGCTGTCACGGGGCGTCCCCGGCGACCGCGTGCCGCTCGTCGAGGCCGCGCGCTACGGCCACGAGAAGAAGGCCGCCTACCGCGACGGCTGGAAACTGGTCGTCTCCCGCGGCGACGACGCCGCCGTGGGGTTCGACCTCCCCGACGACCCCGGGACGACCGCCCGCGAGGCCGACCTCCCGGCGGACGTGGAAGCGGCGCTGTACGACGCGCTCCCCCCGTGGCCGGACGGGAGCGACCCGGAGCGACGCGTCTCCGGCATGGCGCAGCAACGACTGGAGGACCTCGGCTATGTGTGA